A stretch of the Calditerrivibrio sp. genome encodes the following:
- the yidC gene encoding membrane protein insertase YidC codes for MDKRTLIAVAISIVILLVYQFFFAPAPAPVVQDNTAIKNIQDNKANKVEDVKKLEPERKVKTFHTHKISNGVLDVYFDVKSGDINKVSVVKYRDKKLPVVTFKSDMNNYLEVFQGYSDNYSMEVKEQDGDKIIIFSSLYNNIGITKTYILQKDSYLIKLNLKITNNSDQTVKLNGGLKVGPGFGEGFEKSSYVFEGAIVYSGDKKEEIAIDKAKEPVKIDAPKWIAYTTKYYLFAAIDGNLEYGSIENQDGMAVVKGGKNIILNPKSSSDIKFNVYVGPKEYDLLKSFKMGLEHSIDFGWFKFLAVPMLKFMIFIYDYAKNYGVAIVILTIIVKLLTYPLTIKSMVSMKKMQQIQPKLMEIREKFKNDPQKMNNAMMEVYKKHGVNPMGGCLPMLVQIPIFFALYKALLVSVELKGSPFIFWITDLSEKDPYYITPIIMGITMFIQQKMTPSTMDPMQQKIFLAMPIIFTFLFLGFPSGLVLYWLTNNILSIIQQYYINKKLA; via the coding sequence ATGGATAAAAGAACACTTATCGCTGTGGCTATCAGTATAGTTATTTTGCTTGTTTATCAATTCTTTTTTGCACCTGCACCTGCTCCTGTTGTTCAGGACAATACGGCAATCAAGAATATCCAAGACAACAAAGCCAATAAGGTTGAAGATGTAAAAAAATTGGAACCTGAAAGAAAGGTTAAAACATTTCATACTCACAAGATCTCAAATGGTGTTTTGGATGTATATTTTGATGTTAAAAGTGGTGATATAAATAAAGTATCAGTTGTGAAGTATAGGGATAAGAAATTACCGGTGGTAACTTTTAAATCGGATATGAATAATTATTTAGAGGTTTTTCAGGGTTATAGCGATAATTACAGCATGGAAGTAAAAGAACAGGACGGGGATAAGATAATCATCTTTTCTTCCCTTTACAATAATATAGGAATAACAAAAACGTATATACTTCAAAAAGATAGTTATCTCATAAAATTGAATCTAAAGATAACAAACAACTCAGATCAGACTGTGAAGCTCAATGGTGGTTTAAAAGTTGGTCCTGGTTTTGGAGAGGGTTTTGAGAAGAGTAGTTATGTTTTTGAGGGCGCTATAGTTTACAGTGGCGACAAAAAAGAAGAGATAGCAATAGATAAAGCAAAAGAGCCTGTGAAGATAGATGCTCCTAAATGGATAGCTTATACAACGAAGTACTACCTTTTTGCAGCTATAGATGGTAACTTAGAATATGGTTCGATCGAAAATCAAGATGGAATGGCTGTTGTAAAGGGTGGTAAGAATATAATCCTCAATCCTAAATCTTCGTCGGATATTAAATTCAATGTGTATGTAGGTCCAAAAGAGTATGATCTTTTAAAGAGTTTTAAGATGGGTTTGGAACATAGTATAGATTTTGGTTGGTTTAAATTTTTGGCTGTTCCTATGCTCAAATTTATGATTTTTATTTATGATTATGCCAAAAATTATGGGGTGGCGATAGTTATACTTACAATTATAGTCAAGTTACTTACATATCCTTTGACCATTAAAAGTATGGTTTCCATGAAAAAGATGCAACAGATCCAGCCAAAGCTTATGGAGATCAGAGAAAAGTTTAAAAATGATCCCCAAAAGATGAACAATGCTATGATGGAGGTATATAAAAAACATGGTGTAAATCCAATGGGTGGTTGCCTACCAATGTTGGTGCAGATACCTATATTCTTTGCTTTATATAAAGCCTTGTTGGTGTCTGTGGAGCTTAAAGGTTCACCCTTTATTTTTTGGATAACTGATTTGTCGGAGAAAGATCCCTATTATATAACACCTATTATTATGGGTATTACGATGTTTATCCAGCAAAAAATGACACCATCTACAATGGATCCTATGCAACAAAAGATCTTTTTGGCTATGCCTATAATATTTACCTTTCTGTTTTTGGGTTTTCCTTCGGGGCTTGTTTTGTATTGGTTAACAAACAACATATTATCTATCATTCAACAGTATTATATTAATAAAAAATTGGCTTGA
- the rnpA gene encoding ribonuclease P protein component yields MSTLRSEDFGKNLRLRKFAEFKLLFSKGKKHFSKYFCIYYKEGIGRIGIVVGKKVSKSAVDRNLIKRRIRHIFRTNKELFSDLDVVVVAQPLSLYATYGELLEDVRESFKKIRDCCD; encoded by the coding sequence ATTAGCACTTTAAGAAGTGAAGATTTTGGGAAAAACCTAAGGCTTAGGAAATTTGCTGAATTTAAACTCCTTTTTTCAAAAGGGAAAAAGCACTTTTCAAAATATTTTTGTATATATTATAAAGAAGGTATTGGTCGTATTGGTATTGTAGTCGGTAAAAAAGTATCAAAAAGTGCCGTTGATAGAAACTTGATAAAAAGGAGAATCAGGCATATTTTTAGGACTAATAAAGAACTCTTTTCTGATTTGGATGTTGTTGTAGTTGCTCAACCTTTATCTTTGTATGCAACTTATGGAGAGCTTTTGGAAGATGTTAGAGAAAGTTTTAAAAAGATTCGTGATTGCTGTGATTAA
- a CDS encoding Jag N-terminal domain-containing protein, whose product MKYFEIECYDVEEGISDFLNKNKIPREFVTYEVIEQGSKGILGFGKKMSKIMIKFDEFEFLKRRAKVIIHEILEKAGFDDFQIEVKDDKPRYVFNIISPDSKLLVGKFAQTLNALQELVDRMLNIEEYPDVEIIVDVEGYRDRVTKHLTEKALNAADMVKKTGKVQKLPPMITIIRRDIHKVVNNIDGVRTESSGTGDIKTIFIVPTAKNNTRRRGKNG is encoded by the coding sequence ATGAAATATTTTGAGATAGAATGTTATGATGTAGAAGAAGGTATTTCTGATTTTTTGAACAAAAATAAAATTCCCAGAGAGTTTGTTACCTACGAAGTCATAGAGCAGGGATCTAAAGGCATACTTGGTTTCGGTAAAAAGATGTCTAAGATCATGATAAAATTTGATGAGTTTGAGTTTCTGAAAAGACGAGCAAAGGTTATTATCCATGAAATCTTAGAAAAAGCTGGGTTTGATGATTTTCAGATAGAGGTCAAAGATGATAAGCCGAGGTATGTTTTTAATATCATCTCACCAGATTCGAAACTTTTGGTGGGGAAGTTTGCCCAGACATTGAACGCCTTGCAGGAACTCGTTGATAGGATGCTCAATATTGAAGAGTATCCAGATGTGGAGATTATAGTTGATGTTGAAGGGTATAGGGATAGAGTAACTAAACACCTTACTGAAAAAGCTTTGAATGCTGCTGATATGGTGAAAAAAACGGGTAAAGTACAGAAGCTTCCCCCTATGATCACTATAATAAGAAGGGATATACATAAGGTTGTTAACAATATTGATGGGGTCAGAACTGAAAGCTCTGGCACAGGTGATATAAAGACTATATTTATAGTCCCCACAGCTAAAAATAATACGAGAAGAAGGG
- the yidD gene encoding membrane protein insertion efficiency factor YidD, which translates to MLEKVLKRFVIAVIKIYKYIISPYLGNNCRFYPSCSVYAIEAIEKKGVFRGVLLSIWRILRCNPFNRGGVDYVK; encoded by the coding sequence ATGTTAGAGAAAGTTTTAAAAAGATTCGTGATTGCTGTGATTAAGATCTATAAATATATTATATCTCCCTATCTGGGAAATAATTGTCGTTTTTATCCTTCATGCTCGGTTTATGCTATCGAGGCTATTGAGAAGAAAGGTGTTTTCAGGGGAGTTTTGTTGAGTATATGGCGTATATTAAGATGCAATCCTTTTAACAGGGGAGGAGTTGACTATGTTAAGTAA
- the rpmH gene encoding 50S ribosomal protein L34, which translates to MRTLKKLTKLKKIKSQGFRARRATKGGRNVLSRRRAKGRKRLAL; encoded by the coding sequence ATGAGAACATTGAAGAAACTTACTAAATTAAAGAAGATCAAGTCCCAGGGTTTTAGGGCAAGAAGGGCAACAAAGGGTGGTAGAAATGTATTAAGCAGAAGAAGAGCAAAAGGAAGAAAGAGATTAGCACTTTAA